From a region of the Sulfuriferula plumbiphila genome:
- the amrS gene encoding AmmeMemoRadiSam system radical SAM enzyme, producing the protein MSTPMTAASGYPARYWHFIEDGRIQCDLCPRDCKLHEGQRGACFVRQRVGAQMFLTTYGRSSGFCIDPIEKKPLNHFYPGSSVLSFGTAGCNLACKFCQNWDISKSRDMDRLMDQASPAAIADAAEQHGCKSVAFTYNDPVVFAEYAMDVADACHARGIKTVAVTAGYMHDQPRRDFYAKMDAANVDLKAFTEDFYFKLTGSQLQPVLDTLVYLRHHTDVWFEITTLLIPGKNDSDEELTAMGQWIMRALGPDVPLHFTAFHPDYKMEDLPATPPATLTRARDIALRAGLRYVYTGNVYDLVGGTTSCPSCHAPLIVRDWHQIIQYRLTPQGHCPDCGAQLAGRFETFNSQFGRRRIPIAINMRRGG; encoded by the coding sequence ATGAGCACCCCAATGACAGCCGCATCCGGCTACCCTGCCCGCTACTGGCATTTTATCGAGGACGGCCGCATCCAGTGCGACCTGTGCCCGCGCGACTGCAAGCTGCACGAGGGACAGCGCGGTGCCTGCTTTGTACGCCAGCGCGTCGGCGCGCAGATGTTCCTGACCACCTATGGCCGCTCCTCGGGATTTTGCATTGATCCCATCGAGAAGAAACCGCTCAATCATTTCTATCCCGGCAGCAGTGTGCTGTCCTTTGGTACAGCCGGCTGCAATCTGGCGTGCAAGTTCTGCCAGAACTGGGACATCAGCAAATCCAGGGACATGGACCGCCTGATGGATCAGGCATCGCCCGCAGCCATCGCCGACGCGGCCGAGCAGCACGGCTGCAAGAGCGTGGCGTTCACCTACAACGATCCGGTGGTTTTTGCCGAATACGCCATGGACGTGGCGGATGCCTGCCATGCGCGCGGGATCAAAACCGTTGCGGTGACGGCGGGATATATGCATGATCAGCCGCGGCGCGACTTCTACGCCAAAATGGATGCCGCCAACGTGGACCTGAAAGCCTTCACCGAGGATTTCTACTTCAAACTCACCGGCTCGCAATTGCAGCCGGTTCTGGACACGCTGGTGTACCTCAGGCATCACACCGACGTGTGGTTCGAGATCACCACCCTGCTCATTCCCGGCAAAAACGACTCGGATGAGGAGCTCACCGCCATGGGCCAGTGGATCATGCGCGCACTGGGGCCGGACGTACCGCTCCACTTCACTGCCTTCCATCCCGACTACAAAATGGAAGATCTGCCCGCCACCCCGCCTGCGACGCTCACCCGTGCCCGCGACATTGCCCTGCGTGCCGGTCTGCGCTACGTTTATACTGGCAACGTATATGACCTGGTGGGGGGCACCACCTCTTGTCCCAGTTGCCACGCGCCGCTGATCGTGCGTGACTGGCACCAGATCATCCAGTACCGGCTCACCCCGCAAGGCCATTGCCCGGATTGCGGTGCGCAGCTCGCCGGGCGGTTCGAGACATTTAACAGCCAGTTTGGGCGGCGGCGTATTCCCATTGCCATCAACATGCGGCGCGGGGGGTGA
- a CDS encoding dienelactone hydrolase family protein: protein MATPELEQRAHIPEGDIHIAGMLELPEDAAGVVLFAHGSGSSRHSPRNNYVARVLREAGIGTLLMDLLTREEDSAYQTRFDISLLTRRLLAATAWVNNHAACRTLPIGYFGASTGAAAALQGAAELGEKIAAVVSRGGRPDLAGSDALGRLISPTLLLVGGFDDVVIDLNRQAYARMNCEKRLTIVPGATHLFEEPGTLEEVAHQAATWFGYYFKSNQPQGGIPSPH, encoded by the coding sequence ATGGCAACGCCCGAACTGGAGCAACGCGCACATATACCAGAAGGTGACATCCACATTGCGGGCATGCTGGAATTGCCGGAAGACGCTGCGGGCGTCGTCCTGTTCGCTCATGGCAGCGGCAGCAGCCGCCACAGCCCGCGCAATAACTACGTGGCGCGGGTACTGCGCGAAGCCGGGATAGGGACGCTGCTGATGGACTTGCTCACGCGCGAGGAGGACAGCGCTTACCAAACCCGCTTCGACATCTCCTTGCTGACCCGGCGCCTGCTGGCCGCCACCGCCTGGGTGAACAACCATGCCGCTTGCCGCACCTTGCCGATTGGCTATTTCGGTGCCAGCACCGGCGCCGCTGCCGCCTTGCAGGGCGCCGCCGAACTGGGCGAAAAAATTGCCGCCGTGGTATCGCGCGGCGGCCGCCCCGACCTGGCCGGGTCCGACGCCCTGGGTCGGCTGATTTCCCCCACCCTGCTGCTGGTGGGCGGTTTCGACGATGTAGTGATCGATCTCAACAGGCAAGCTTACGCGCGGATGAACTGCGAAAAACGGCTTACCATCGTTCCCGGCGCCACCCACCTGTTCGAGGAACCCGGCACGTTGGAGGAAGTGGCTCACCAGGCAGCAACGTGGTTTGGATATTACTTCAAATCCAATCAGCCGCAGGGCGGCATTCCCTCGCCACATTAA
- a CDS encoding phosphoribosyltransferase, whose translation MLFRDRDHAAQQLAAALSTYQGKHPLVLAVPRGAVPMGRIIADALGGELDVVLVRKLPAPFNPEFAIGSVDESGDTYIADYAASAGGTPEYIEQEKQRQLATIRRRRAEYTPLHLPIDPAGRIVIVVDDGLATGATMISALHGLRSRNPARLVCAVPVAPQDTLERVGQYADEVVCLETPYNFQAVGQFYRDFPQVEDAEVVRILRRD comes from the coding sequence ATGTTATTTCGTGACCGTGACCACGCCGCACAGCAACTGGCAGCGGCGCTTTCGACCTACCAGGGCAAGCATCCGCTGGTACTGGCGGTTCCGCGCGGTGCCGTGCCAATGGGGCGCATCATCGCGGACGCACTGGGCGGCGAGCTGGATGTAGTCCTGGTGCGGAAACTGCCAGCGCCGTTCAATCCGGAATTCGCCATCGGCTCGGTGGACGAATCGGGAGATACCTATATTGCGGATTACGCGGCTTCCGCCGGTGGCACGCCGGAATATATCGAACAGGAAAAGCAGCGCCAGCTGGCAACCATCCGCCGCCGGCGTGCGGAATATACGCCGCTGCACCTGCCTATCGATCCGGCCGGGCGCATTGTCATAGTCGTGGACGACGGGCTGGCCACCGGCGCCACCATGATTTCCGCCCTGCATGGCTTGCGCTCGCGCAATCCGGCCAGACTCGTGTGCGCGGTGCCGGTGGCGCCGCAAGATACGCTGGAGCGGGTGGGACAATATGCCGATGAAGTGGTATGTCTGGAAACCCCGTACAACTTTCAGGCAGTGGGACAGTTTTACCGCGATTTCCCACAGGTGGAAGATGCGGAGGTAGTCAGGATTTTGCGTCGCGATTAA
- the mfd gene encoding transcription-repair coupling factor, whose amino-acid sequence MLFNQPLPSPGQRVRLPPLTGSADALALAELAGLARPLVVLTANALDAQRLLEEIRWFAPNLKTNLLPDWETLPYDHFSPHQDLVSERLATLYQISQSQCDAAIVPVTTALYRLAPPAYLGAYTFFLKQGQKLDLNALRGQMTLAGYTAVSQVISPGEYSVRGGLLDLFPMGSPLPYRIDLFDDEIETIRTFDVDTQRSIYPVNEIRLLPAREFPLDEAGIARFRENFRDRFEGDASKRQLYKDVSNGLAPAGIEYYLPLFFEATASLFDYLPDNALLCLHGNVEAAAQDFWRDTESRYKLLRGDPQRPLLPPADLFLSVDALFGGLKGYPRVELSQGDTEGGSTRPLPKLEVERRADDPLHRIKDFIRRFSGRVVLLAESLGRRETMAQYFAEYGLKPTLCEDYQSCMVQAARLLLGVAPLGHGFILEADIPSAFVTETELYATTVRARSRDGRRSQVDGMLRDLSEVKVGDPVVHADHGIGRYLGLISMDPGEGETEFLLLEYAGNDKLYVPVSQLHLIGRYSGASPESAPLSRLGSGQWEKAKRRAMQQARDTAAELLNLYARRAAREGHAFTLRPHDYEAFAEGFGFEETPDQAAAIQAVIADLCTAKPMDRLVCGDVGFGKTEVALRAAFVALMDGRQVAVLVPTTLLAEQHFQTFSDRFSDWPVKIAELSRFRSAKEIGQALAGLAEGRIDIVIGTHKLLQKDMVFKNLGLVIIDEEHRFGVRQKEQMKVLRAEVDVLTLTATPIPRTLAMSLEGIRDFSVIATAPQKRLAIKTFVSRYSDGVIREAVLRELKRGGQVYFLHNEVETILNMEAKLAKLLPEARIRVAHGQMPERELEHVMRDFHQQHVNVLLCTTIIETGIDIPTANTIIMNRADKFGLAQLHQLRGRVGRSHHQAYAYLLTPEEEALTPAAKKRLEALQTMEDLGAGFYLAMHDLEIRGAGEVLGDSQSGSMQEIGFSLYNDMLNHAVAALKKGIEPDMNQPLGVTTEINLHTPALLPDSYCGDIHERLVLYKRFANCSSSDELDDLHAELVDRFGLLPEPAQALQESHRLRLLAKPLGIAKLDASSEAISIQFVPNPPINPARIIELIQTRRNFKLAGQNRLRVTVAAPTLANRVDNIRKLFKDLS is encoded by the coding sequence ATGCTTTTCAATCAGCCGCTCCCCTCCCCTGGACAACGCGTCCGCCTGCCGCCGCTGACCGGCTCTGCCGATGCACTGGCGCTGGCCGAGCTGGCCGGGCTGGCGCGCCCGCTGGTGGTGCTCACCGCCAACGCCCTGGACGCCCAGCGGCTGCTGGAGGAAATCCGCTGGTTCGCGCCGAATCTGAAAACAAACCTGCTGCCGGACTGGGAAACCCTGCCTTACGACCATTTTTCACCGCATCAGGATCTGGTTTCCGAACGTCTGGCCACGCTCTACCAGATTTCTCAAAGCCAGTGCGATGCGGCCATCGTACCGGTGACCACGGCGCTGTACCGTCTGGCGCCACCCGCCTATCTGGGTGCTTATACGTTTTTTCTCAAACAAGGCCAGAAGCTGGATTTAAACGCACTGCGCGGGCAGATGACACTGGCCGGCTACACCGCCGTGAGCCAGGTCATTTCCCCCGGCGAATACAGCGTGCGCGGCGGCCTGCTGGATTTGTTCCCGATGGGCAGCCCGCTGCCGTATCGCATTGACCTGTTCGACGATGAAATCGAGACTATCCGCACCTTTGACGTGGATACCCAGCGCAGCATCTACCCGGTGAATGAAATTCGCCTGTTGCCGGCGCGCGAATTTCCGCTGGACGAGGCCGGTATTGCACGCTTCCGCGAAAATTTCCGCGACCGTTTCGAGGGCGACGCCTCCAAGCGCCAGCTCTACAAGGACGTGAGCAACGGTCTGGCGCCAGCGGGCATCGAGTATTATCTGCCGCTGTTTTTCGAGGCCACCGCCAGCCTGTTCGATTACCTGCCGGACAATGCCCTGCTCTGCCTGCACGGCAATGTGGAGGCCGCCGCGCAGGATTTCTGGCGCGACACCGAATCGCGCTACAAGCTGCTGCGCGGCGATCCGCAGCGACCTTTGTTGCCGCCCGCCGACCTGTTTCTTTCAGTAGACGCACTGTTCGGCGGACTGAAAGGCTATCCGCGCGTTGAGCTCAGCCAGGGCGATACCGAAGGCGGTAGCACGCGCCCGCTGCCCAAGCTGGAAGTCGAACGCCGCGCCGACGATCCCTTGCACCGCATCAAGGATTTCATCAGGCGCTTTTCAGGCCGGGTTGTGCTGCTGGCGGAGAGCCTGGGACGGCGCGAAACCATGGCGCAGTATTTCGCCGAATACGGACTCAAACCCACGCTGTGCGAGGATTACCAGAGCTGCATGGTACAGGCTGCCCGCCTCTTGCTGGGCGTTGCCCCGCTTGGTCATGGCTTTATTCTTGAAGCAGATATACCCAGCGCCTTCGTCACCGAGACCGAACTGTACGCCACCACGGTGCGTGCGCGCAGCCGCGACGGACGCCGCAGCCAGGTGGACGGCATGTTGCGCGACCTGTCCGAAGTCAAGGTGGGCGACCCGGTGGTGCACGCCGACCACGGAATCGGGCGTTATCTTGGTCTCATCAGCATGGATCCGGGTGAAGGCGAGACCGAATTTCTGTTGCTGGAATATGCAGGCAACGACAAGCTTTACGTGCCGGTGTCGCAACTGCATCTGATCGGGCGTTACAGCGGCGCGTCGCCCGAATCCGCGCCGTTGTCCAGGCTCGGCAGCGGCCAGTGGGAAAAAGCCAAGCGCCGCGCCATGCAGCAGGCGCGCGACACTGCGGCCGAGCTGCTCAATCTGTATGCGCGGCGCGCGGCGCGCGAGGGCCATGCGTTTACGCTCAGACCGCATGATTACGAGGCGTTTGCCGAAGGCTTCGGTTTTGAAGAAACGCCCGACCAGGCCGCCGCGATTCAGGCGGTGATTGCTGACTTGTGCACGGCCAAACCGATGGATAGGCTGGTGTGCGGTGATGTGGGTTTCGGCAAAACCGAGGTCGCGTTGCGCGCTGCATTTGTGGCGCTGATGGATGGCCGCCAGGTCGCCGTACTGGTACCCACCACGCTGCTCGCCGAGCAACATTTCCAGACTTTTTCCGACCGCTTTTCCGACTGGCCGGTAAAAATCGCCGAGCTGTCACGTTTCCGCTCCGCCAAGGAAATCGGCCAGGCGCTGGCCGGGCTGGCAGAAGGCAGGATCGACATCGTCATCGGCACTCACAAGCTGCTGCAGAAGGATATGGTGTTCAAGAACCTCGGCCTGGTCATCATCGACGAGGAACACCGTTTCGGCGTCCGTCAAAAAGAGCAGATGAAGGTACTGCGCGCCGAAGTGGACGTGCTGACATTGACCGCAACTCCCATCCCGCGCACGCTGGCAATGTCACTGGAAGGCATCCGCGATTTTTCGGTGATCGCCACCGCCCCGCAGAAGCGCCTGGCGATCAAGACCTTCGTGTCGCGCTACTCGGATGGCGTGATCCGCGAAGCGGTGCTGCGCGAGCTGAAACGCGGCGGCCAGGTGTATTTCCTGCACAACGAGGTGGAAACCATCCTCAACATGGAAGCCAAGCTCGCCAAACTGCTGCCCGAAGCGCGCATCCGCGTTGCCCACGGCCAGATGCCGGAGCGCGAACTGGAGCACGTGATGCGCGACTTCCATCAGCAACACGTCAATGTGCTGCTGTGTACCACCATCATCGAAACCGGGATTGATATTCCCACCGCCAACACCATCATCATGAACCGCGCCGACAAGTTCGGCCTGGCGCAGCTGCACCAGTTGCGCGGCCGCGTCGGGCGCTCGCACCACCAGGCCTATGCCTATCTGCTCACGCCGGAGGAAGAGGCACTCACCCCTGCTGCCAAAAAGCGCCTGGAAGCCTTGCAGACGATGGAAGACCTGGGTGCGGGCTTTTATCTCGCCATGCACGATCTGGAGATACGCGGCGCCGGCGAGGTGCTGGGCGATTCACAAAGCGGCAGCATGCAGGAGATCGGTTTCAGCCTGTACAACGACATGCTCAATCACGCCGTGGCAGCGCTGAAAAAAGGCATCGAACCGGACATGAACCAGCCGCTCGGGGTGACCACTGAAATCAATCTGCACACACCTGCCCTGCTGCCTGACAGCTACTGCGGCGACATCCACGAGCGGCTGGTGCTGTACAAACGCTTTGCCAACTGCAGCAGCAGCGACGAGCTGGACGACCTGCACGCCGAGCTGGTGGACCGCTTCGGCCTGCTGCCGGAACCGGCGCAGGCACTGCAGGAATCGCACCGCCTGCGCCTGCTGGCCAAACCGCTGGGGATTGCCAAGCTGGATGCCTCCAGCGAGGCGATCAGCATCCAGTTCGTGCCCAACCCGCCGATCAACCCGGCGCGGATTATTGAGCTGATCCAGACCCGGCGCAATTTCAAGCTGGCCGGCCAGAACAGGCTACGCGTGACGGTCGCCGCGCCGACTTTGGCAAACCGCGTGGACAATATTAGAAAATTGTTTAAAGATCTATCTTAA
- the serB gene encoding phosphoserine phosphatase SerB yields MNYNLIIQAEFIATEFLKQLARLSGAHRIQAISQQAFRLLGANPDSQAAVAALCSAAALDYGFIPATRRLSDFGLVVMDMDSTLITIECIDEIADMIGVKPQVAQITEAAMRGEIDFSESLTRRVALLAGLDEAALQRVYDERLQLSPGAEKMLGTLQQHNIKTLLVSGGFTFFAERLQVRLGLDYTASNTLEAVGGKLSGRVLGQIVDAQGKADHLNRIRTGLGLKREQVVAVGDGANDLKMMAEAGVSIAYHAKPVVQAQASYALNFTGLDAVIPLLGIQENSI; encoded by the coding sequence ATGAATTATAATTTAATTATTCAGGCTGAATTCATTGCCACCGAGTTCCTGAAACAGCTCGCCAGGCTAAGCGGTGCACACAGGATTCAGGCCATCTCGCAGCAGGCGTTCCGGCTGCTGGGCGCGAATCCGGACAGCCAGGCCGCGGTGGCGGCGTTGTGCAGCGCTGCGGCACTCGATTATGGGTTTATTCCGGCCACGCGGCGGCTCAGTGATTTCGGCCTGGTAGTGATGGATATGGATTCCACCCTCATCACCATAGAATGCATTGATGAAATTGCCGACATGATCGGCGTCAAACCGCAAGTGGCACAGATTACCGAAGCCGCCATGCGCGGTGAGATTGACTTCTCCGAGAGCCTCACCCGGCGCGTGGCGTTGCTGGCGGGGCTGGACGAAGCCGCACTGCAACGCGTGTATGACGAACGCCTGCAACTCTCACCCGGCGCGGAAAAAATGCTCGGCACGCTCCAACAGCACAACATCAAGACACTGCTGGTATCCGGCGGCTTCACGTTCTTCGCGGAGCGCCTGCAGGTACGGCTGGGGCTGGATTACACCGCGTCCAATACACTGGAAGCTGTCGGCGGCAAGCTTAGCGGACGCGTGCTGGGGCAGATCGTTGACGCCCAGGGCAAGGCCGACCATCTCAATCGCATCCGTACCGGGCTGGGGCTGAAGCGCGAACAAGTCGTGGCCGTGGGCGACGGCGCCAACGACCTGAAAATGATGGCTGAGGCAGGCGTATCCATTGCTTACCACGCCAAGCCGGTGGTGCAGGCGCAGGCAAGCTACGCATTGAATTTCACTGGGCTGGATGCCGTCATTCCCCTGCTCGGAATCCAGGAAAATTCAATCTAA
- a CDS encoding EAL domain-containing protein: MMKSSIRHRVLLLALLPATLLALSLGYFFTMSRITDLDQALRTRGMAIARHLAPTCAYGVFSGNSQILQGLADSALADPDVIAVYIMNRTGKVLASNGLKQSKLAGTQSGDILLSSQKGMATVATQSSSLIFRMPISQTEIQADDYGFTSTSPSLVRQQDNAPPLGYVTIELSRATTVERQNAVLRSAALLTIAALIATALLALRLGRDITVPIMKLAGAVEKIGKGNLEVRVQLDGNDDEFRILENGINDMVSELHQAHDNLHEQVLQATAKLSYQASHDMLTGLINRREFEVRLERALSSAQHQGREHALCYMDLDQFKIVNDSCGHVAGDELLRQLTLHLQQEVRERDTLARLGGDEFGLLLENCPQGKALMLAETMRSMVQNFRFGVGEKTFMVGVSIGIVMINQESDSVVSLLTAADAACYAAKDNGRNRIHLYQMQDSELARRRGEMQWFNRIHQAIAENRLRLYFQQIKPLQTNEPGLHVELLLRMIDETGQCILPMAFIPAAERYHLMPLLDRWVMENSFKLCEAYVASGGSGLQTWAVNVSGASLCDIGFVQYLKAHLATHPALAQSLCIEITETAAITNLSAANAFINELKLLGCRFALDDFGSGLSSLNYLKNLNVDYLKIDGAFVKEMADDAIDLAMVEAINKIGHQMGLLTIAEFVDSERVLLILKEIGVDFVQGNWIHMPENAETLCKT; the protein is encoded by the coding sequence ATGATGAAATCAAGCATCCGTCACCGGGTTCTGTTGCTGGCACTGCTGCCTGCCACATTGCTGGCACTGTCTTTAGGCTATTTTTTCACCATGTCGCGCATCACCGACCTGGATCAGGCACTGCGCACACGCGGCATGGCAATTGCACGCCACCTGGCACCCACCTGCGCGTATGGCGTGTTTTCCGGTAATAGCCAGATACTGCAGGGGCTGGCCGATTCTGCGCTTGCCGATCCGGATGTAATCGCTGTGTACATCATGAATCGCACCGGCAAGGTGCTGGCCAGCAACGGCCTTAAACAGAGCAAATTGGCTGGCACCCAGTCCGGCGACATTCTCCTGTCCAGCCAGAAAGGGATGGCGACAGTCGCCACGCAATCCAGCTCGCTAATATTTCGCATGCCTATCAGCCAGACTGAAATTCAGGCGGATGATTACGGGTTTACTTCAACATCGCCGTCTTTAGTCAGGCAGCAAGACAATGCCCCTCCTCTGGGCTACGTCACCATAGAGCTATCCCGCGCGACCACCGTGGAGCGTCAGAATGCGGTACTGCGCAGCGCCGCCCTGCTGACTATCGCCGCGCTCATTGCTACTGCCCTGTTGGCGCTGCGCCTGGGGCGCGACATCACGGTACCGATCATGAAGCTGGCTGGTGCCGTGGAAAAAATCGGCAAGGGCAATCTGGAAGTGCGCGTGCAACTGGATGGCAATGACGATGAGTTCCGCATCCTGGAAAATGGTATCAACGACATGGTGAGCGAGCTGCATCAGGCGCATGACAACCTGCACGAGCAAGTTCTGCAGGCCACCGCCAAACTCAGCTATCAGGCCAGCCACGATATGCTCACCGGGCTGATTAACCGGCGCGAGTTCGAAGTGCGGCTGGAGCGTGCCTTGTCCAGCGCGCAGCACCAGGGTAGAGAGCATGCCCTGTGCTACATGGATCTGGACCAGTTCAAGATCGTCAATGACAGCTGCGGCCATGTGGCAGGCGATGAACTGCTGCGCCAGCTCACCTTGCATCTGCAGCAGGAAGTACGCGAGCGCGATACCCTGGCGCGCCTGGGTGGCGACGAATTCGGCCTGCTGCTGGAAAACTGTCCACAGGGCAAGGCGCTGATGCTTGCCGAAACCATGCGCAGCATGGTGCAGAATTTCCGTTTCGGCGTGGGCGAAAAAACCTTCATGGTGGGAGTCAGTATCGGTATTGTCATGATCAACCAGGAAAGCGACAGCGTTGTCAGTCTGCTCACCGCGGCGGACGCAGCCTGTTACGCCGCCAAGGATAATGGCCGCAATCGCATTCACCTGTATCAGATGCAAGACAGCGAACTGGCCAGGCGCCGCGGTGAAATGCAATGGTTCAACCGTATCCATCAGGCCATCGCAGAAAACCGGCTGCGACTGTATTTTCAGCAGATCAAACCCTTGCAGACCAATGAACCGGGATTGCACGTGGAGTTGCTGCTGCGCATGATTGACGAGACCGGTCAATGCATCCTGCCGATGGCGTTCATCCCGGCAGCCGAGCGCTACCACCTGATGCCCTTGCTGGATCGCTGGGTAATGGAAAACAGCTTCAAGCTGTGCGAAGCCTATGTCGCATCTGGCGGCAGCGGACTACAAACCTGGGCAGTAAACGTGTCGGGCGCTTCGCTGTGCGATATAGGCTTCGTGCAATATCTGAAGGCGCATCTCGCAACCCACCCGGCGCTGGCGCAAAGTTTGTGTATCGAGATTACCGAAACTGCCGCCATTACAAATCTCAGTGCAGCAAACGCGTTTATCAACGAACTCAAATTGCTCGGCTGTCGCTTTGCCCTGGATGATTTTGGCAGTGGCCTGTCATCGCTCAATTACCTGAAAAATCTGAATGTGGACTACCTGAAAATTGACGGTGCCTTCGTCAAGGAGATGGCAGACGATGCCATCGATCTGGCGATGGTCGAAGCCATTAACAAGATCGGCCACCAGATGGGCTTGTTGACTATCGCCGAATTTGTGGACAGTGAGCGCGTATTGCTGATACTGAAAGAAATCGGTGTGGATTTTGTGCAGGGTAACTGGATTCACATGCCCGAAAATGCGGAAACCTTGTGCAAAACCTGA
- the dnaQ gene encoding DNA polymerase III subunit epsilon, with the protein MRQIFLDTETTGLDPRQGHRIIEVAGVEMVNRRLTGNRFHRYLNPERDIDAGAQQVHGLTSEFLQDKPRFADIVDELIAFLRGAELVIHNAPFDMGFLNAELQRLDRPPLVEYCPAVTDTLKLAKDLHPGQKNNLDALCRRYAVDSTSRTLHGALLDAELLGAVYLGMTRGQESLVMEVETAPAQFGHQHSSMHAPLRVILADTQELAAHDTELTRLEQESRRASLWRTTLAE; encoded by the coding sequence TTGCGACAAATTTTTCTCGATACTGAAACTACCGGACTCGACCCCAGGCAAGGGCATCGTATTATCGAAGTGGCCGGAGTGGAGATGGTCAACCGGCGCCTGACTGGCAACCGTTTTCATCGGTATCTTAATCCGGAACGCGACATCGACGCGGGCGCGCAACAAGTGCACGGCCTGACCAGCGAATTCCTGCAGGACAAACCGCGCTTTGCCGATATCGTGGATGAGCTGATTGCATTTTTGCGCGGGGCCGAGTTGGTGATCCACAATGCGCCGTTCGATATGGGCTTCCTCAATGCTGAATTGCAGCGCCTCGATCGCCCGCCCCTGGTCGAATACTGCCCGGCCGTTACCGACACCCTCAAGCTGGCTAAAGACCTGCATCCTGGTCAAAAAAACAATCTTGACGCTCTGTGCAGGCGCTACGCCGTGGATAGTACCAGCCGTACCTTGCACGGCGCGTTGCTGGATGCCGAGTTGCTGGGCGCGGTATATCTCGGGATGACACGTGGCCAGGAGAGTCTGGTCATGGAAGTGGAGACCGCACCCGCCCAGTTCGGTCATCAGCACAGCAGTATGCATGCCCCGTTACGGGTTATCCTGGCCGATACCCAGGAATTGGCCGCGCACGACACCGAACTCACCCGGCTGGAACAGGAAAGCCGCAGAGCCAGCCTGTGGCGCACCACCCTGGCGGAGTAA
- the rnhA gene encoding ribonuclease HI, with protein MPVINIYSDGACKGNPGVGGWGALLVSGEHRKELVGGERLTTNNRMELTAVIEALQSLKRSSRVCIHTDSQYVLKGITEWLPNWKRRGWRTSANTPVKNVDLWQRLDELVSQHQVDWLWVKGHNGHPGNERADALANQGVLSVQ; from the coding sequence TTGCCCGTAATAAATATCTATTCGGATGGCGCGTGCAAGGGTAACCCCGGTGTAGGCGGATGGGGTGCATTGCTGGTCAGTGGAGAGCATCGCAAGGAACTGGTCGGCGGGGAGCGCCTGACTACCAACAACCGCATGGAATTAACCGCTGTTATCGAGGCATTACAAAGTTTGAAACGCAGCAGCCGGGTGTGCATCCATACCGATTCGCAATATGTATTAAAGGGGATCACTGAATGGCTGCCGAACTGGAAACGGCGCGGCTGGCGCACCAGCGCCAACACGCCAGTCAAAAACGTGGACTTGTGGCAGCGCCTGGATGAGCTGGTCAGCCAGCATCAGGTAGACTGGCTGTGGGTAAAAGGTCATAACGGGCATCCCGGCAACGAGCGCGCTGATGCGCTCGCCAATCAGGGTGTACTGTCAGTACAGTAA
- a CDS encoding class I SAM-dependent methyltransferase, which translates to MCTSLDEWLATPLGQHLLARESAYFDSVVANVFGFNAVQIGHPEFDLLRNCRIPQRYRVGYDGTVALRADVELLPFASQSMDLVVIPHTLEFAAHPHQVLREVERILMPEGHLIISGFNPRSLWGASRWLKQREGGFPWCGRFITLPRLKDWLSLLGFETQGGRMCCYTPPFSQTKWLQRFAFMEAAGDRWWAMGGGVYFIEAVKRVQGMRLIMPNWREPAVKSAALTPAARNVVNLNQYRKLKHPNE; encoded by the coding sequence ATGTGTACTTCTCTGGATGAATGGCTGGCAACGCCACTCGGCCAGCATCTGCTGGCGCGGGAGAGTGCCTATTTTGACAGCGTGGTAGCCAATGTGTTCGGCTTTAATGCTGTGCAGATTGGTCACCCCGAGTTCGATTTGCTGCGCAACTGCCGTATTCCGCAGCGTTACCGGGTGGGGTATGACGGGACAGTGGCGCTACGCGCGGATGTGGAGTTGCTGCCGTTTGCCAGCCAGTCGATGGATCTGGTGGTGATTCCGCACACGCTGGAATTTGCGGCGCACCCACACCAGGTATTGCGCGAGGTGGAACGCATCCTGATGCCGGAAGGTCATTTGATCATCAGCGGTTTCAATCCGCGCAGCCTGTGGGGCGCCAGCCGCTGGCTGAAACAGCGTGAGGGCGGATTCCCGTGGTGTGGGCGTTTTATCACGCTACCGCGTCTCAAGGACTGGTTATCCCTGCTGGGTTTTGAAACGCAGGGCGGCAGAATGTGTTGCTACACGCCGCCCTTTAGCCAGACCAAATGGCTACAGCGGTTTGCATTTATGGAAGCGGCTGGGGATCGCTGGTGGGCAATGGGCGGTGGCGTCTATTTCATCGAGGCCGTCAAACGTGTGCAGGGAATGCGCCTGATCATGCCCAACTGGCGCGAGCCAGCCGTTAAATCTGCAGCGCTGACGCCGGCTGCGCGTAATGTGGTGAACCTGAATCAATATAGAAAGTTGAAACACCCCAATGAATGA